One Stenotrophomonas oahuensis genomic region harbors:
- a CDS encoding DMT family transporter — protein MQASSPSQARLALWQLVVAEILIGSVGVFVHESGQDPITAVFYRCLFGAVFLLAWGIARGHLQGVWRDRVFLRGAVISGVLLVLNWVALFAGMARSSIGVATMVYHCFPFVMLILAALVLKERTRPADWGWTVLAFVGVAASADPMQVLAGSSGYLLGIGLTLLAALLCGASLLMSRQIGRERPFALVTVQCLVGVVMLAGFADAGALHLGGHWVWLIGLGIIHSGIVYVLFYSSYRHLPVATIAVIAFVYPLVALLLDYLVYGHRLSPIQLAGLGLIVVGTLGVNLKWSLPVGRKLSPVSEQ, from the coding sequence ATGCAGGCGTCCTCTCCCTCCCAGGCCCGGCTGGCTCTCTGGCAGCTGGTGGTGGCCGAAATCCTGATCGGTTCGGTCGGTGTGTTCGTCCACGAAAGCGGCCAAGACCCGATCACCGCGGTGTTCTACCGCTGCCTGTTCGGTGCAGTGTTTCTGCTGGCGTGGGGCATTGCGCGCGGGCATCTGCAGGGCGTGTGGCGCGACCGGGTGTTCCTGCGCGGCGCGGTGATCTCCGGCGTGCTGCTGGTGCTGAACTGGGTGGCGCTGTTTGCCGGCATGGCACGGTCGTCGATCGGCGTGGCGACCATGGTGTATCACTGCTTCCCGTTCGTGATGCTGATTCTGGCCGCGCTGGTGTTGAAGGAGCGCACGCGTCCCGCCGACTGGGGCTGGACGGTGCTGGCGTTCGTGGGTGTGGCCGCGTCGGCTGATCCCATGCAGGTGCTGGCCGGGAGCAGCGGCTACCTGCTGGGCATTGGATTGACCCTGCTGGCGGCGCTGCTGTGCGGTGCGTCGCTGCTGATGTCGCGGCAGATCGGGCGCGAGCGGCCGTTTGCGCTGGTCACCGTGCAGTGCCTGGTGGGTGTGGTGATGCTCGCAGGGTTTGCCGATGCCGGCGCGCTTCACCTCGGCGGCCACTGGGTGTGGTTGATCGGGCTGGGCATCATCCACAGCGGCATTGTGTATGTGCTGTTTTATTCGTCGTACCGGCATCTGCCGGTGGCCACCATTGCGGTAATTGCATTTGTGTATCCGCTGGTGGCACTGCTGCTGGATTACTTGGTGTATGGGCATCGATTGAGCCCCATCCAGCTGGCTGGGCTGGGGCTGATCGTGGTCGGTACGCTTGGAGTCAACCTGAAGTGGTCGCTGCCGGTGGGGCGCAAGTTGAGTCCGGTGTCGGAACAATGA
- a CDS encoding thioredoxin family protein → MKKLPAIITLLGASVFAAACSPLAPEDPVPPTHASPSPLAPEFAGIDHWINSPALKMSDLRGKVVLVEFWTYSCINCARVAPHVKQWHELYRDQGLVVVGVHTPEYGYEKQLGNVQDAVKQFGISYPVAMDNGYATWNAYGNRFWPALYLIDQEGRIVYQHLGEGEYAQTEAKIRSLLMRGR, encoded by the coding sequence ATGAAGAAGCTGCCTGCCATCATCACCCTGCTGGGAGCATCTGTGTTTGCTGCCGCGTGTTCACCGTTGGCACCTGAGGACCCGGTGCCGCCCACTCATGCCTCGCCCTCACCGCTGGCCCCGGAGTTCGCCGGCATCGATCATTGGATCAACTCGCCCGCCCTGAAGATGAGTGACCTTCGCGGCAAGGTGGTGCTGGTGGAGTTCTGGACGTATTCGTGCATCAACTGCGCGCGGGTCGCCCCGCACGTGAAGCAGTGGCATGAGCTCTATCGCGACCAGGGTCTGGTGGTGGTGGGCGTGCATACGCCGGAATACGGGTATGAGAAGCAGCTTGGCAATGTGCAGGACGCGGTCAAACAGTTCGGCATCTCCTACCCGGTGGCGATGGACAACGGCTATGCGACCTGGAACGCGTATGGGAACCGGTTCTGGCCCGCGCTGTACCTGATCGATCAGGAGGGACGGATCGTGTATCAGCACCTGGGCGAAGGCGAGTACGCGCAGACGGAGGCCAAGATACGGTCACTGCTGATGCGTGGGCGGTAG
- a CDS encoding organic hydroperoxide resistance protein, which produces MNALDTVLYTGKTHTLGGREGHARSDDGQLDIVLSPPGSPRPGTNPEQLFAAGWSACFLGAMGFAARALQVALPADAAVDAEVDLGQNSAGYQLQARLRVHLPGLDASTAQAIIEQAHQTCPYSKATRGNINAQIELG; this is translated from the coding sequence ATGAATGCCCTCGATACCGTCCTTTACACCGGCAAGACCCACACCCTCGGCGGCCGTGAGGGCCATGCCCGTAGCGACGATGGCCAGCTGGATATCGTCCTTTCCCCGCCCGGCAGCCCGCGTCCCGGCACCAACCCCGAGCAGCTCTTCGCTGCAGGATGGTCGGCCTGCTTCCTGGGGGCCATGGGCTTCGCCGCGCGTGCTTTGCAGGTCGCGCTGCCCGCAGATGCGGCTGTGGATGCGGAAGTGGATCTGGGGCAAAACAGCGCGGGCTACCAGCTGCAGGCGCGGCTGCGGGTCCACCTGCCCGGGCTGGATGCTTCAACAGCACAGGCCATCATCGAACAGGCGCATCAGACCTGCCCGTACTCCAAAGCAACGCGCGGCAATATCAACGCGCAGATCGAACTGGGGTGA